The Mesorhizobium loti genome includes a region encoding these proteins:
- the dhaK gene encoding dihydroxyacetone kinase subunit DhaK yields the protein MKKFMNSVDTVLTESLDGFVAAHADILVLGDEHKFIRRKTLRPGKVALISGGGSGHEPLHGGFVGHGMLDAACPGQVFTSPTPDQMLAAAEAVDTGAGCLFIVKNYEGDVMNFDMAAEMSEGVQQIVTNDDVAVENSSYTTGRRGVAGTLVVEKIVGAAAEHGLALAPLKALGDRVNTATRSMGVALTSCTVPAAGKPTFDIGDGEMEFGVGIHGEPGRRRDKLKSADAIAQEICAAILGDLGDRAKGPALLFVNGFGGTPLMELYLMYNSARAIFEKQGVTVTRSLVGSYVTSLDMAGCSITLTMLDDETTAFWDAPVHTAALRWGM from the coding sequence GTGAAGAAGTTCATGAACTCGGTGGACACGGTGCTGACCGAGAGCCTCGACGGATTCGTGGCCGCCCATGCCGACATCCTCGTGCTTGGCGACGAGCACAAATTCATCCGCCGCAAGACCTTGCGGCCGGGCAAGGTGGCGCTGATCTCCGGCGGCGGCTCCGGCCATGAGCCGCTGCATGGCGGCTTTGTCGGCCACGGCATGCTGGACGCCGCCTGCCCCGGCCAAGTGTTCACTTCGCCGACACCGGACCAGATGCTGGCGGCGGCGGAAGCCGTCGACACCGGCGCCGGCTGCCTGTTCATCGTGAAGAATTATGAGGGCGACGTGATGAACTTCGACATGGCGGCCGAGATGTCGGAAGGCGTCCAGCAGATCGTCACCAATGACGATGTCGCCGTCGAGAATTCTTCCTATACGACGGGCCGGCGCGGGGTCGCTGGAACGCTGGTGGTGGAAAAAATCGTCGGTGCGGCGGCCGAACACGGCCTGGCGTTGGCGCCGTTGAAGGCGCTGGGCGACCGTGTCAACACGGCTACCCGCTCGATGGGCGTGGCGCTGACCAGTTGCACCGTGCCGGCGGCGGGCAAGCCGACTTTCGATATCGGCGACGGCGAGATGGAATTTGGCGTCGGCATCCATGGCGAGCCCGGACGCCGGCGCGACAAATTGAAAAGCGCCGATGCCATCGCGCAGGAGATTTGTGCCGCGATCCTGGGCGATCTCGGCGACAGGGCGAAAGGCCCGGCGCTGTTGTTCGTCAACGGCTTCGGCGGCACGCCGCTGATGGAACTCTATCTGATGTACAACAGCGCGCGGGCGATTTTCGAAAAGCAGGGCGTGACGGTGACCCGTTCACTGGTCGGCTCCTACGTCACCTCGCTCGACATGGCCGGCTGCTCGATCACACTGACCATGCTCGACGACGAGACGACCGCGTTCTGGGACGCGCCGGTGCACACGGCGGCGCTACGCTGGGGCATGTAA